ATATGGGGTGCTCCATCAGAATGAATTATATTATTTAATGCCATGGATGCCTAATGAAGAAAAAGAGGATAGATTTGAGAGGCATCAGCAGATGCTGAGGGAATTGGCAAGACTGCATACATTGTCCTCGAGGGAAGTTCCTATAAACAAGGAAGACAGAACCGAACATTATGAAAAAACTTTGCAGGAATGGGAGAAAGAAAAGGAGTTCTTGGAGGGATTTATCGAAGCCTGTGAAAGAAAAGAGTATATGTCTCCTTTTGAGCTAATGTTTTCCCTATATTATCACGACGTCAGCCAGGGACTAAAATTCTCCACAAACAAATTTAAAGATTGGTATGAAAAAACAAAAGAAAGCGACAAAGCACGAACGGTAATCGTCCATGGGAAAGTTTCAACCGAGCATTTTCTTTACGATGATAGGGGATATGGGTACTTCACGAATTTCGAAAATGCAAGACAGGGGTCGCCGCTCCATGATATATTGCCGTTTTTATCAAGGACTCTGAAAACTTATCCAAAAAGATCAGAAGAATGTGTAGAGTGGATTTACACCTATATGAAATACTTTCCATTCAGAGACGATGAGATGCTGCTGTTTCAAAGCTACTTTGCTCATCCGGGTCCTATTATCAGGGCGGCCGAACAATATTATAAAGGGGAGAGTAAAAGGGGAGAAAGAAAGGCTGTCCAGCATTTGCAAAGGCAGTATTGGCTCTTGAAAAATATTGAATATGCTGTAATGAGAATCGATGAGATCGAGAGGCAAAAACAAGAAGCAAAAGCAGCTGCCGAAGCTCAAGCACAAGAAGGAGCCCAAAGCTAAAAGATGCGGGCTCCTAAACCAATTGAAGATGGAAAGCAATAGCAATCAGAATGAACAGCGATAGCAGCAGTACATCAAAGGTGGTAGGCAGCAAAATTGTTCTTATGCCTTGAAAAACACAGAACGGGATTATGAACTGTGCACATACATTCCTGAAAGTTCTTAACCAGGGAGGCAGTGTGTAAGGATTATATTTTCTTCTCATTGTCGCATGCCCCTTTCCCGAATGTTCATATGTATATTCTATGATTCATTTTTCGGTAAAGTGCCT
This window of the Cytobacillus pseudoceanisediminis genome carries:
- the ysxE gene encoding spore coat protein YsxE, with translation MEEKNRLRKVSPILNHYSIEPHFVEEFGRVQKVYSSKGVFALKKIKPQHGADFIRHVQTLFQKGYNRIVPIYPTVDGRYGVLHQNELYYLMPWMPNEEKEDRFERHQQMLRELARLHTLSSREVPINKEDRTEHYEKTLQEWEKEKEFLEGFIEACERKEYMSPFELMFSLYYHDVSQGLKFSTNKFKDWYEKTKESDKARTVIVHGKVSTEHFLYDDRGYGYFTNFENARQGSPLHDILPFLSRTLKTYPKRSEECVEWIYTYMKYFPFRDDEMLLFQSYFAHPGPIIRAAEQYYKGESKRGERKAVQHLQRQYWLLKNIEYAVMRIDEIERQKQEAKAAAEAQAQEGAQS